In Marinomonas posidonica IVIA-Po-181, a single window of DNA contains:
- the ffh gene encoding signal recognition particle protein, whose protein sequence is MFDNLSERLTSSLDRIRGRAKLTEDNIKDVLREVRMALLEADVALPVVKDFIAAVKERAVGTEVSKSLSPGQVFLKIVKQELETVMGQANDGLNLRVARPAVILMAGLQGAGKTTSTAKLAKYLKEREKKSVSVVSADVYRPAAIKQLETLASEIDVDFIPSDLTQKPIDIVNNAIDYAKKAHKDVVIVDTAGRLAIDEAMMAEIKSLHEAINPIETLFVVDAMTGQDAANTAKAFGDVLPLTGVVLTKTDGDARGGAALSVRHITGKPIKFLGVGEKTDALEPFHPDRLASRILGMGDMLSLIEEAEQKIDKDKAEKLAGKLKKGKGFDLEDFKEQLQQMKNMGGMSSMLDKLPGMGQLGNIQDQVDDKMFVRMEALINSMTPAERRNPDVINGSRKKRISTGAGLQIQDLNRLLKQHKQMQKMMKKFSSKGGMKKMMRGLGGMMPGGLPGGGGFPKL, encoded by the coding sequence ATGTTCGACAATTTATCAGAACGCTTAACTTCCTCCCTTGACCGAATTCGAGGAAGAGCCAAATTAACCGAAGACAATATTAAAGATGTGTTGCGTGAAGTGCGCATGGCGTTGTTAGAAGCCGATGTGGCGCTTCCTGTTGTCAAAGACTTTATCGCGGCCGTAAAAGAGCGGGCCGTTGGTACGGAAGTCTCGAAAAGTTTGAGTCCTGGACAGGTTTTCTTAAAGATCGTTAAGCAGGAACTGGAAACGGTCATGGGTCAGGCCAATGATGGTTTGAACCTTCGTGTTGCTCGTCCTGCGGTGATTTTGATGGCGGGTTTGCAAGGGGCGGGTAAAACTACTTCGACTGCAAAACTGGCAAAGTATTTAAAGGAACGTGAGAAGAAATCAGTTTCTGTTGTCAGTGCCGACGTTTATCGCCCAGCGGCGATTAAACAGTTGGAAACTTTGGCAAGTGAAATCGATGTGGATTTTATCCCCAGTGATCTGACGCAAAAACCAATCGACATTGTGAATAATGCGATTGATTACGCTAAGAAAGCTCATAAAGACGTTGTCATTGTCGATACTGCAGGTCGTTTGGCGATTGATGAAGCCATGATGGCTGAGATTAAATCGCTCCATGAAGCGATCAATCCAATTGAGACCTTGTTTGTCGTGGATGCCATGACGGGTCAAGATGCCGCGAATACAGCTAAGGCATTTGGTGATGTATTACCACTGACTGGTGTCGTTCTGACGAAAACAGATGGTGATGCTCGTGGTGGTGCGGCTTTATCTGTGCGTCATATCACCGGCAAACCGATTAAGTTTTTGGGTGTGGGGGAAAAAACCGATGCCTTAGAGCCTTTCCATCCAGATCGTCTGGCATCTCGTATTCTAGGCATGGGCGACATGTTGTCCTTGATCGAGGAGGCTGAGCAGAAGATAGATAAAGACAAAGCCGAAAAACTTGCTGGAAAGTTAAAGAAAGGCAAAGGTTTTGATTTAGAAGACTTTAAAGAACAGCTTCAGCAAATGAAAAACATGGGCGGAATGAGTTCTATGTTGGATAAGCTACCGGGCATGGGGCAGTTGGGTAATATTCAAGATCAAGTGGACGACAAGATGTTTGTGCGTATGGAGGCATTAATCAATTCCATGACACCAGCGGAACGTCGTAATCCGGATGTGATAAATGGTTCCCGTAAGAAACGTATTTCTACTGGGGCTGGCTTGCAAATCCAAGATCTGAATCGATTATTGAAACAGCATAAACAGATGCAAAAAATGATGAAGAAATTCAGCAGCAAAGGCGGCATGAAAAAAATGATGCGCGGACTGGGTGGTATGATGCCTGGTGGCCTTCCTGGTGGCGGTGGATTTCCTAAGCTGTAG
- a CDS encoding cytochrome C assembly family protein gives MTQISLWLACTACLIAGAVYFFRPNNRFTQLIGALAVATHTFSLMQLLLNRDGFNFLTIGLLIALIGNTLLWFSNRDKDLSLLIGTAFPLSAIILALNAIEPWDLKQLHSNSWGTSAHIIIASVAYSLFATACGVGILLAMQEYQLKHHKLKQLLRVPPLQVLESLMFEFIWAAFILLTITILTGFYFIEDMFAQHLVHKTFFTIASWFVFAGLLLGRHIAGWRGQLAVKLTLSGFFLLMLGYFGSRIALQILLQ, from the coding sequence ATGACTCAAATATCGCTTTGGTTAGCTTGCACTGCCTGCTTAATTGCTGGTGCGGTTTACTTTTTTCGCCCAAACAACCGCTTCACACAGCTGATTGGCGCACTTGCCGTTGCGACACACACCTTCTCATTGATGCAATTATTGCTTAACCGCGATGGCTTCAATTTTTTAACCATTGGTTTATTAATCGCCTTAATTGGCAACACCTTGCTGTGGTTTAGCAATCGTGACAAAGATTTGTCTCTATTAATCGGGACGGCATTCCCTCTTAGTGCCATTATTTTAGCACTCAACGCCATCGAACCTTGGGATTTGAAGCAACTTCACAGCAATTCATGGGGTACCAGCGCTCACATCATCATCGCCTCTGTCGCATACAGTCTATTCGCTACGGCTTGTGGTGTCGGCATTTTACTGGCAATGCAAGAATATCAGCTTAAACACCACAAACTTAAACAACTGCTACGGGTCCCACCACTACAGGTATTAGAAAGCCTGATGTTTGAATTCATTTGGGCCGCTTTTATTTTACTGACCATCACCATACTGACTGGCTTCTACTTTATAGAAGATATGTTTGCCCAACATCTAGTACATAAAACCTTTTTTACCATAGCCTCTTGGTTTGTATTCGCAGGACTGCTACTTGGTCGACATATAGCAGGCTGGCGTGGGCAATTAGCCGTCAAACTAACCCTTAGCGGCTTCTTCTTATTAATGCTTGGTTACTTTGGTAGTCGTATCGCGTTGCAAATCCTATTGCAATAA